The following nucleotide sequence is from Solanum dulcamara chromosome 7, daSolDulc1.2, whole genome shotgun sequence.
atatatatataatattaatcttGTATGTAAtttcaattgaaagatttgagcATCTTgcatttttatataattaataatcCTTCTTTGAGGCAAACACTATGAAATGATAACTGAAAATGTACTCTACTCGAATGTAAAACAGATCTAGAAAATATActgaaaagaatttaaaaaactAATTGTGAATACAATCAATTGATCTGTGATTTCTTGTTGCATGGGTTGAATTATAACAACTTCACACATTTAAACTTGTCGAGTGATACAATCATACTAGTTTTGAAGGAAATGAAAGCACTTTTTTTCATTAATGGACTTGGTATGGTACGAGTCATGATTTACCATGGTCTCAATATATATACCAAacatttcattaaaaaaatccatttttttttgttggaaaaAGTTGGGTTAAACTGTTAAAGCATGCAATTTTACACAAATTTCACCCAACTATGAGTTACGGATTAAGTTAATTTTGATGACGAGTTCACTAATGTCCATTTTAAATATCGAGAAAATCTAGTACTTTTTATAGCTCTTTTTATTTTGCTTTGCATAATATTAACCTAAAATGAATTTAATTGAATAAACATGCATGGAGCGTGAAAATTCATATAACTGATTTGAGGCATAGTTATATGAGAATGTGTGCACCAAACATTATACCCTCGACTTTAAAAAAGTAAGAGGAAGATATACTTCTTTTATCATACTCAACACACATATAATGTGTGTGTATACAATTTGTGTCCATCCATTTGAGTTAGgcgtctcttttctttttcaaaataataattttggtgTTTGAGTTAATTTTCATGCATCTTAATCGTGAAAGAAAGATTTGTTTTTTCATTTTCGAGTTAATTTGCATGCATCAATATTGTTTGAGTTAATAACAATGGTTTTAAATCTTGTTCGtcatcttttcatttttttgataaGATCGATCTgcgtatattttatttttttcgaaCCTCACTTATGAAATTTTACTCAATGTATTATTGTTATTTCGTCTTCCCATTTTCTTTCCCTCTTATTCGGTCAATCTTTGTTTGTCTAATTATCTTTTCACCATACCATACACGTGTATCTCTCAGGCATATGTTGGTTCTTTGAATACTAAACATTAATGTTGGTCCTCCCATTAAGAATTACATCGGTATTATCGTACTTCTCTTCATATgttacaaaataataattactcCTTATATTTCAATTTACGTGGAACGGTTCACATTTTAAgagttaaatatatttaatttaccgtaaatttgaatatgaaatctttaaattttttaaaaataaaatttacatatttaaaaattacgcaAAAAGTACATCACAATAAtttacaatttaaaatatttgaacaacatatgaaaaaattacaataaaaaaattatttgaatctcaaaattcaaaaaatatcacATGAATTGAAACATAATTACTTCAACTACTTAGTCTGGCATAAATTTAAACACCATGaaattattaatgaaattaATTTCTCGCACATTTTCCATTTGTTGCACATATTTATAAGAATTCTGTTTTTAACTTTCAATACCTTCATTTaattggtgggttatttttGGCAAAACAAATAAAAGTTCGATGATACCATCAAATTCTAAACGCAATAGTGGTAAAGCTGAAAAAACATAATTACATCCGATATTTATATTgaactatatatagtttattgtGCTTGGTGATAAAATCGAAATAAAGCATGTAAAAATGCATATTAAGTATTTGTTTATTGAACTAGCGTGAACTAAAATGTGAATGTGTCacatataaattataaaagttAATGCAATAAGAAATGTAAAATATGTGGGAAGTTAACGAAATTTTCGAGTACtctagtatatatataactagTGAATGTAACCACGCTTGGCACCGTGTGAATTATATCTATTAATTGAAAAGCTAGCTGTAtcttaatttataaatttagcCTACATAAAATTTCAAGTAGATTAAAAACactaataaaaattattcaattgccacttatctaaataattaaaaatactcaaaagtCATAGGCTGGTTTCCTAAACTCTTCTAACTCTATCAAAAATTATTCAATCGccacttataagctgttttagaTAAACTAAACCAAACAtgatcaattattttttggggcttattttaagcataaaatgactttaagttggctagccaaacactcaaaaaattgaaaacagtttataagttatttttaagtataacttacataaatcaTATAGTGTAAAGAGCTAATACCTtttttcaatttacaaaaatcCCTTAAAAACATGGtaattcggatacattaattcagtaatccgAATACATTAATTAGGATTTTATGTATCACCGAGTAACATTTAAACCATGATACATTGAACATAGAGataatttataaatcaaaattaatgtattcagattactgaattaatgtatctgaattactgaattaatatATCAGAATAGAAAGaagatatttttgaaattttttgaaatgaatgagggtaatgaaaaatatgataaataaaagagtataattaaataattttttctatatttaacaacttataaatcaattcaaacagACTGTGTGAAATCAATATTGAAATAGTTAAGTTTATAAAAACTTTATATCCGTTGCTTATAACTTAAATAGTGATCCTCAGACCAAAATGCGACTTTATGCAACTCCCACCACACATGCCTAAAATTGTttgtttttattctttcttttctataatacaattttaatttctatttaaaaagatttaaaaaaatttcattaattCATGAACTAATggactttttaatttttttcgtgATTGAAAATTCTAGCCCAAAAATAGCTAaacttaacaaaaaaaaattgtatattttGACTATAACTTTAATAGTagttcccaaaattggccatgTGTGCACTTGGGCCAAATTCTAGTCTCCTATTTCTTGACATCACATTCAAGAAGAAAGAAGCAAAAGATCAGTGACTGTGAGTCCTTATCTCATTGAAACACATGCACCTGTCAATGTCTCAGTGGCCATCTTGTCTCTCAACCCCCACCCCCACTCCCCTCCCCACAAAGGAGAAAAAGGAACAAAGACCCCACTTTGATTGCCACTTCCTTAAACATAATTTCATGCATAAACACTGATGATTCTTTGAGCTTTTGCTGTTTTTATGTTGTAGATTGTTCTTGATTCTGAAAGGCAAgttttttcaatctttttcttgaatttattaTGTATGTTTACAAGGGCCACAAAACCCAGAAAGGGTTAATTTGTTCATAGCTCTATCTTTTTTTAGGTGATTTAgtaatttttttgtattaaaataaattctttGGTCTTGTGCATGTGTTGAATGGTTGAGGTTTGAGAAAAAGGACTATTCTTGACTTATACAAAATATAGCACTCATTTCCTAAATTTTAGGAACCTAGAATTGatgttatcttttttttaaaaaaaaaataaagcttTATGATTTGGGGGTTTGCTAGGATTAAGGTATTTACATGTAGATTGGTAATAATCTATGTTTTGCCTCTATTTCTCTTTCTTGGTTGTTTCTATTTAGAGATGGTTGGTTCCTTTTTTGTGGCTTGTGTTTTGTTTTTGGTTATGAATTTATCCCCCCCAAAAAAAGTAGTGATTAAGATTGACTTAAATTTGGGTTTGCATAAATTTGTGTGGCCTCTTTGAATTTCACATTCTGTACCAGGGAAGTGCCCAACTTGAGTTTCACACTCTCATAGGgttcttctcttttttcattTCCCCCCTATTGATTTTTCATTCCTTTTAGCAAAATGTTATTTTCATCTTCAATTGCTGGCTGGGTAAATCTTTTTCCCCCCTTTTCCCATTGTAATGTTCAAAtgataaaatgaaatgaatcttttagtttttaattttatgatgtgCATTCATTTTTTCCTGCAGAGATAATTGCTGAGGTCTTCAGGTCAGGTATACCGTATACCACTGTTGTTAATCTGCAGGTTCATGTTTAAGTAGTAAAGATAGGTTTCATTGTAAATGGGATTCTGAGGTTCGACGTGATCCTCTAAAGTCTCTCTGTTTATTCGTCCATCTGCCATTTTGAGGCTGTAAGACCTAATAGTATTTGTGCCTTCTCGGCTAGTAATATTTTGGATACTATTTGACTAGAAATTTAGGTATTGTTGGAATCTAACCTTCCTGATTCAAGCTATCTTTTACTATTAGATAAGTTATATTCTTAAAATTAACTTTTCTTCGTTGTAATGCAATAAGCTTTCCTCTTATAGAATTGAGCATCTATCACAATGTAATTTTTCAGAACTAATTGACCATAAAAACCATGTGAAATTTCTTTACCTTGTCCATTTTATACCCTGTCAACATCTTCGTCTACCCCTGATCTTTTTTTCTTCCAACATTAGACCGTAAGCAGCTCTAGTGTAAGTTTGCATGATTGTATGCGTCCAAAAATAACCTTTACTGCTCGTGGTTTACTGGTCCACGTTTTTTCTCTCTGCTTGAACTTTCTCCTTCTTGCTTTGTTTGGACATATTCTTGCTAAATGGAGTTCACTTTATTTAGAAGGTCCATTGGTTCATGTGGTATATGCGAGTGCAATTGAACCACCTTAATTCCAGTACATACCTACTTTGACGAGCTTGGAGTTTTAGTAAATAAAGTTTGCATAGATTGTTTTCAGATGTCACATCAGATTAACATGATAATGGTACTAGTTTATATTGATTtgaattcttattttttaagaagGAAGACTATTATTTAAATTGTGAATCAAGTTTTTTGGATAGACGTACAAAATAGTAAGTATATATAAGTTTTGcgaactttaggaaaccttgtACCTTGAATTGTATTCTTTGATAGTTACATTTTCTGGAAGGTGAATCTCTGAATGCTACTTACACTTTGTGTTGCAGAAAAATGCATGGTGTCCTTAGGAGATCAGGTAGTGACATTCAGAAAGATCCAGACATAGATGACAGTACCTTATCTCGGAAATCTCTGGAGGTGCTAAAGTTTAGTTCATCTCCTACGGTTGTGTATATTCGTTGCTGCAAATCACATTGGTATACTAACACTTCAACATTCATCTGGGAAATTCTGACATGTATTGTGGTACTTCTAGGACTGTGGAGTATCTTCACCACAAATGTGGCTGAGAAGTGAAACTGTATAAACTTTGACATCATACATCATGTTATTTGCTCATCTTTAATAATTGAAATATCACATGAGATACCAACCTTTGGCCCAACATATTTTCATAGTAGTCATTTGAGTCCTTATGAGAATGAGAACTACAAGAAAGAGTTTGTCCTATCAAAATGCCATTTGAGTCCTGTTTTtagcttttaaaaaaaactactaTATGTGTCTTGCAGTAATTTCTTGCAGCTATTTCTTTCAACTTTTACAATGTTCATATCTCATAAATGAATCATTTCACAGCTCTACAGATGTGACATTCTTTGCTTTGGAACCCAGTGGGCGATGGAGAGTTCTTGTTCTTCCACAACAATATCTCTACCGTGAGATCTGTTGGAAATCACCTCAATCACATGTAAATAGCTTGCAAGTTGGTTCTTTGTTGCCATTAACTTCTCTCTCATTTGGTAGACAGAAGATTCAAAGAGTTACATATATTGACTCTACTCTTGAATCAATATTGTCTAGCAGCTCTCTACGCTTTGAAGGTGCTTTGAGCAATCTAAATGAATGGAACATGTTATCAATCACTTCTTCTGGTCAAAATCCAATCACCGAATGCGAATTTCCTGGAACCTTATCCCACGTATATGATGCAATTAGTGTAGAACATATGTACGCTCATGACTCTAAGAAAGAAAGATCCACGGACAAATACTCAAGGAAGAAACCTAGAAAGAAGGGGAAGCGGAACAGGAATCTCAAGTGCAGTAATGGCCTAAATGAGCTGCAATCTGCAGTTGGATGTTCCATAACTCAAGCTGTGATACCAAATATACAACATAGATCAATTAGTTCTTCTGCTAATATTTGTAATTCTTTGATGAACAATGCCATGACCATGAGCTCTATTTCTCTTGGTTCAAGCAGTGATGAAAGACTTAGTCAGCGTGGATGTAAATCACACCTTCGTATTGCCAGAACAGAGGTTTCTTGTAATGGAGACATCTTAAACAGTGCAAAGCGGGACGGACCAGGTCAAATTGAGGAGCTTAGTGAGTGGAAAAAGTGTTCAAAGCAGCATGTTGGAAATCTTCATGGAACAGAAAAGAGGGACAAGTACAGTAGAAGAGTTCCCAATGACTCAAATGTCTATGCAAGTAGTACTGGGAACCAGAATAGCCATGCAAAGAAGGAAAACTATCAGAGTATTTGGAAAAGGGTTCAGAAGAGTGATGCTGATGTAAGCAACTGTGACTCGGAAAAGTTAAAGTTAGTTTTCTCACAGTTTGATGATAGGTTGAAAAAGAATACATTGAAGAAAAAGTTTCTTAATCCTGTTGATTCTATTATATTACCACAATCAGCCCATGAAAATCAGGAAAAGCTCAAAGTCCCTAAAAACCCCAGAAGACACAAGTATCCAGGCTCACCGCAGGAGCATGAAAGTCAATGCGGAAAAGGATCTCCAATTAATGGAGCCTGTTCAAATTCTTGTTTGAAGACTAACATGCAATCAGATGGTGTATTGGGGTCACCTAGCCAAATAGCTACAGCGAAAAGATCAATAAATGCGACAGATTCTCAAACTAAGACAAGTTCTTTTAGGGGTAGATACAAGAAAAGGAATGTTCAATATGTCCCTTTAAAACCAATCCCGAATTCCAAAGCTTGTTCGCGTGACTTGGATGCAAAAGAAAATGTCGCAATTGTTGTATCCAGTGTGGATGCTCAAATGGTTGAACATCAATTTTTATTACCTAGATCAGAGAAGTTCAATGGCCTAACGGAGCATCAGGGAGAGCTTCTTGCTGTGGATGGAGAGGGTGACAAAATGGATAAAGAAGTTTCTCCTTTTGGTCAAATTAAGCATGAACATGAAGCTGTCCCTCAAGCTATCTCCGAATCCTGGATGCACCAAAAGCTTAAAGATTCTGAGCTACCAAATTGTTGGTCAGTGGGGGCGCTTGTTGAACCAGAAAGTTGGACCTCCAAAACTTCCACAGAGGATCAACTGGCTTCTAAATGTCTAGCTCCTGTTTTTTCCTCGGTGAATGTCAGAGTGAAAAATGCAGGACAAAATGTAGAAAACATAAAAGCATCACCTGGTGATACTCAgtttgggaagttgagaaatcaTAACATGTGCACTCTAGAGCAGGGCTGCAACAATACTGCTATGGCAAAGTTCTTCAATCctgaagctaaaagcaaaacctTTCACAGTCTTGAAAATGATTGGAGAAACATTGCTCAGGCAGTGAACGATGCCCATATGGCACAGCTAGCCTCTAAAGCCATCGAGATAGGTAAGGGCTATCCTGCTGCTGAATTTGAAAAACTTCTTCATTCCGCATCTCCAATTATATGCCCATCTGCTAGTATTCAGACTTGTCAGGCTTCCTTCCCTAGTCGAGCTACTAATGCACCTCTCTTCACACACGAGATACCCAATGTCGCTTTGAAGAACTTGTGGCAGTGGTATGAAAAACATGGGAGCTATGGTTTAGAAGTAAAAGCAGAGGACCACGGAAATGCAAGACAATGTGGGATAGATCGTTTCGATTTTAGTGCATATTTTGTTCCATATTTGTCAGCCATTCAGCTTTTCAAGAACCATAGGACTCATCCAATCCATAATGATAATAGGACTCTGGGGTCCATGGAGGTGGACTGtaagatgaaaaaaatatcCGAGGGTTCACCTAATGTAGAACTGCGCTCAATATTTTCTGTACTTGTACCTCAGCCTCGTGTTGAGGATTCAAGCTCTTTATGTCAAAAAAGTGGTCTCTCTGAATCAGGGTCATCTTCAGAGTGCAGTAATGGTGATTCACATCATCTGCCAGATGAACTTAAGTTGTCTGATGATATGGAGCTTCTCCTTGAATATTTTGAATCTGAGCAGCCTCAAAGGCGGCGACCCTTGTTTGAAACGTATGTCATACTTAAGCTGTTTCTTTTAGCATTTAGTTTATCTTTTGTTAAGTGTTTCCCTAGAGTGTTGAATTTCTTGTGGAAAACTAAAATACAAGTGGATCAAGATATGAAAAGGTTTCGATGGATTTTTTTAATAGACTTTAATTTCGTAGTGATTTTGCAACCTCGGGGGAAAAAAATATACTGACCAGCCTCTCATATCCTCTTGCGATGCAGTATTAGCCCATCATTTGGGAAGTTACTGTCAGCACATTGTTATCTTCAATTCTGATTTATACTATTTGATTAGCCTTATTTTGCTTCTGGTGAAGAACCAATTTTTATTCCCTGTTCTCTGGTGTTGGATTTTAGGTAAGCATATTTATTTTGCCGTTATTTCCCATGCTCTCTAAGCAGGGAAACTCTAGTTTGATTGATTTGTCATCGAGTTCTGTGTGAGTTGTATGCAGCTCATTGCCAGGAAGTGCTTTTTTTATTGATATCACTCTGCTGATCTTTCTTCAAAATCTCTACTACAGAATACAGGAACTTGTCTCTGGTGATGGCCCCCCCTCAAACTGTAGATCATATGGAGATCCATCCATCCTACATACAGTGAGCTTACATGACCTGCATCCTCATTCCTGGTTAGTAGCGGAAATGTGTAGTTAGTATAGATGTTATAGTTCTCAAATATGTGAGGTGCAATACATCAAAGAAATAGAGGGAAATACATATTTGAGAAACCATCATCTAGTTCCAGAGCAAGATTCTTAATGTTCTGTGTATTTACAGGTTTTCGGTTGCATGGTACCCCATTTATAGGATACCCGATGGCAATTTGCGTACTGCTTTCTTGACTTATCATTCGCTTGGCCATTTTATTCACAGAGAGCAGTCACTTAAAGATCCTAGTGTGGATGCCTGTATGGTTTCTCCAATCGTAGGCCTCCAAAGCTACAATGCTCAGGTAGAATCATATTGGCCAATCTCGCTATTTGAAGGTGTCTCATAAAATTTCCTAAGTATACTGGACTATTATTGAGTTAATAACAtggttaatattataaatagcatgaaattattataaaaagaatGTATCTGTAACAAAATGCGTAATTTTGGATATATCTTTGGTGGTGCAAACTATAGAGCATAAAATGACTTTAGGAAGTATGACCAAGGCAAAATGAGcatgaaatatttttcatgcTATCCTCTGTCACGATTCCTGAAGTTCTGCTGTTAAAGAAAACATAATATGTTGGTAATCCTGGAAAGCTCCTGAAAGTAGTCAATTGGAAGTCAAAATTTTGCTAGCTTAAATCATATATTAGTGGCCTGATTGTCCTGTGCAACGCTGCAACTATTGAAGAAAATCTACTGTGCGATTTGAACTTTGAATGAAGGGCATGGATTTATTTTGTTGACATGGTCTGGTTGGGGAAACTGCACATACAAGTTTCACAAAAGTATCAGTGCTATGTGTCTGTATCAAGGTGGTGGAGGACTGTGGTAGATTGACggttaaaaatataaaaataatataattatgatGAATTCCTTGAATACTGCATTAAAGAGCAGAATGGGGACAGAACGAACTCATTTAGCCAATCTCAACTGATTTGGAAGGTGCAgttgattgaatgagtgatctgGTTAGGTAAAGGCTACAAGGTGGTTCAAGCAACTGGAGTTGTAGACATATACAACTAAGTTAGTAGACCTGGCACCCCCCATGTAAGTCAGTCCCATTGAATTCTTCAAGTTCACAACATAAATTATCTGTATAGCTGTAAAAATACCTGTTACGAGCTAGTACTTGTCAACTGACATTTAATTATCCCTGCATGTAAATATACTGTACATGGCCATGACATTACTTTTTGTCTGAATGGAAAAACAAATAGGGTGAATGCTGGTTTCAGCCAAGGCACTCTGGTGACGATCTG
It contains:
- the LOC129893788 gene encoding uncharacterized protein LOC129893788 isoform X3, with translation MHGVLRRSGSDIQKDPDIDDSTLSRKSLEVLKFSSSPTVVYIRCCKSHCSTDVTFFALEPSGRWRVLVLPQQYLYREICWKSPQSHVNSLQVGSLLPLTSLSFGRQKIQRVTYIDSTLESILSSSSLRFEGALSNLNEWNMLSITSSGQNPITECEFPGTLSHVYDAISVEHMYAHDSKKERSTDKYSRKKPRKKGKRNRNLKCSNGLNELQSAVGCSITQAVIPNIQHRSISSSANICNSLMNNAMTMSSISLGSSSDERLSQRGCKSHLRIARTEVSCNGDILNSAKRDGPGQIEELSEWKKCSKQHVGNLHGTEKRDKYSRRVPNDSNVYASSTGNQNSHAKKENYQSIWKRVQKSDADVSNCDSEKLKLVFSQFDDRLKKNTLKKKFLNPVDSIILPQSAHENQEKLKVPKNPRRHKYPGSPQEHESQCGKGSPINGACSNSCLKTNMQSDGVLGSPSQIATAKRSINATDSQTKTSSFRGRYKKRNVQYVPLKPIPNSKACSRDLDAKENVAIVVSSVDAQMVEHQFLLPRSEKFNGLTEHQGELLAVDGEGDKMDKEVSPFGQIKHEHEAVPQAISESWMHQKLKDSELPNCWSVGALVEPESWTSKTSTEDQLASKCLAPVFSSVNVRVKNAGQNVENIKASPGDTQFGKLRNHNMCTLEQGCNNTAMAKFFNPEAKSKTFHSLENDWRNIAQAVNDAHMAQLASKAIEIGKGYPAAEFEKLLHSASPIICPSASIQTCQASFPSRATNAPLFTHEIPNVALKNLWQWYEKHGSYGLEVKAEDHGNARQCGIDRFDFSAYFVPYLSAIQLFKNHRTHPIHNDNRTLGSMEVDCKMKKISEGSPNVELRSIFSVLVPQPRVEDSSSLCQKSGLSESGSSSECSNGDSHHLPDELKLSDDMELLLEYFESEQPQRRRPLFETIQELVSGDGPPSNCRSYGDPSILHTVSLHDLHPHSWFSVAWYPIYRIPDGNLRTAFLTYHSLGHFIHREQSLKDPSVDACMVSPIVGLQSYNAQVKATRWFKQLEL
- the LOC129893788 gene encoding uncharacterized protein LOC129893788 isoform X1, which codes for MHGVLRRSGSDIQKDPDIDDSTLSRKSLEVLKFSSSPTVVYIRCCKSHCSTDVTFFALEPSGRWRVLVLPQQYLYREICWKSPQSHVNSLQVGSLLPLTSLSFGRQKIQRVTYIDSTLESILSSSSLRFEGALSNLNEWNMLSITSSGQNPITECEFPGTLSHVYDAISVEHMYAHDSKKERSTDKYSRKKPRKKGKRNRNLKCSNGLNELQSAVGCSITQAVIPNIQHRSISSSANICNSLMNNAMTMSSISLGSSSDERLSQRGCKSHLRIARTEVSCNGDILNSAKRDGPGQIEELSEWKKCSKQHVGNLHGTEKRDKYSRRVPNDSNVYASSTGNQNSHAKKENYQSIWKRVQKSDADVSNCDSEKLKLVFSQFDDRLKKNTLKKKFLNPVDSIILPQSAHENQEKLKVPKNPRRHKYPGSPQEHESQCGKGSPINGACSNSCLKTNMQSDGVLGSPSQIATAKRSINATDSQTKTSSFRGRYKKRNVQYVPLKPIPNSKACSRDLDAKENVAIVVSSVDAQMVEHQFLLPRSEKFNGLTEHQGELLAVDGEGDKMDKEVSPFGQIKHEHEAVPQAISESWMHQKLKDSELPNCWSVGALVEPESWTSKTSTEDQLASKCLAPVFSSVNVRVKNAGQNVENIKASPGDTQFGKLRNHNMCTLEQGCNNTAMAKFFNPEAKSKTFHSLENDWRNIAQAVNDAHMAQLASKAIEIGKGYPAAEFEKLLHSASPIICPSASIQTCQASFPSRATNAPLFTHEIPNVALKNLWQWYEKHGSYGLEVKAEDHGNARQCGIDRFDFSAYFVPYLSAIQLFKNHRTHPIHNDNRTLGSMEVDCKMKKISEGSPNVELRSIFSVLVPQPRVEDSSSLCQKSGLSESGSSSECSNGDSHHLPDELKLSDDMELLLEYFESEQPQRRRPLFETIQELVSGDGPPSNCRSYGDPSILHTVSLHDLHPHSWFSVAWYPIYRIPDGNLRTAFLTYHSLGHFIHREQSLKDPSVDACMVSPIVGLQSYNAQGECWFQPRHSGDDLTEEVLDMDLHTVLRERLRTLEQTASIMSRAVRKIGSNTLVNIHPDYEFFLSRRR
- the LOC129893788 gene encoding uncharacterized protein LOC129893788 isoform X2; the encoded protein is MTVPYLGNLWSSTDVTFFALEPSGRWRVLVLPQQYLYREICWKSPQSHVNSLQVGSLLPLTSLSFGRQKIQRVTYIDSTLESILSSSSLRFEGALSNLNEWNMLSITSSGQNPITECEFPGTLSHVYDAISVEHMYAHDSKKERSTDKYSRKKPRKKGKRNRNLKCSNGLNELQSAVGCSITQAVIPNIQHRSISSSANICNSLMNNAMTMSSISLGSSSDERLSQRGCKSHLRIARTEVSCNGDILNSAKRDGPGQIEELSEWKKCSKQHVGNLHGTEKRDKYSRRVPNDSNVYASSTGNQNSHAKKENYQSIWKRVQKSDADVSNCDSEKLKLVFSQFDDRLKKNTLKKKFLNPVDSIILPQSAHENQEKLKVPKNPRRHKYPGSPQEHESQCGKGSPINGACSNSCLKTNMQSDGVLGSPSQIATAKRSINATDSQTKTSSFRGRYKKRNVQYVPLKPIPNSKACSRDLDAKENVAIVVSSVDAQMVEHQFLLPRSEKFNGLTEHQGELLAVDGEGDKMDKEVSPFGQIKHEHEAVPQAISESWMHQKLKDSELPNCWSVGALVEPESWTSKTSTEDQLASKCLAPVFSSVNVRVKNAGQNVENIKASPGDTQFGKLRNHNMCTLEQGCNNTAMAKFFNPEAKSKTFHSLENDWRNIAQAVNDAHMAQLASKAIEIGKGYPAAEFEKLLHSASPIICPSASIQTCQASFPSRATNAPLFTHEIPNVALKNLWQWYEKHGSYGLEVKAEDHGNARQCGIDRFDFSAYFVPYLSAIQLFKNHRTHPIHNDNRTLGSMEVDCKMKKISEGSPNVELRSIFSVLVPQPRVEDSSSLCQKSGLSESGSSSECSNGDSHHLPDELKLSDDMELLLEYFESEQPQRRRPLFETIQELVSGDGPPSNCRSYGDPSILHTVSLHDLHPHSWFSVAWYPIYRIPDGNLRTAFLTYHSLGHFIHREQSLKDPSVDACMVSPIVGLQSYNAQGECWFQPRHSGDDLTEEVLDMDLHTVLRERLRTLEQTASIMSRAVRKIGSNTLVNIHPDYEFFLSRRR